Proteins encoded by one window of Paenibacillus urinalis:
- a CDS encoding DUF4179 domain-containing protein, whose translation MSPHSINQEDEIKRISAQVRGLSLHKDFTEPIMSELYIQQQKRHPVKHNHLSRIKNRHKTWLLTSLSTAAGVILVASLFTSSSMAASLQQIPVLQSIFRLAGDLGLYRAANENLSDHPNAVASTDDITVTVPEVVYDGNRVSLSLIRAAGSSASMSLRDQISDIDIWVDDVNVQASESGNHIPIFSFPGADDNSAIIEFVDLSNQGGESFPDQFEITLRLSMNGFKDPLSLSVPVTMTSGDHIEIEPSISKDDGNLTFSLKKIELTPITTNFTTAISFPEGVAYDERTNGIAFDVLDEEGNKLQILTGNGYNEAGSNTFISEMRYHPFSEIPERIILRPYKYVYSDSTKTTFAKDEEGNILLEYLPQLDIEISLKDYL comes from the coding sequence ATGAGTCCGCATTCCATAAATCAAGAGGATGAAATAAAACGTATCTCTGCGCAAGTTAGGGGGTTAAGCTTACATAAGGATTTTACGGAGCCCATCATGTCCGAGCTGTATATCCAGCAGCAGAAGCGACATCCAGTTAAGCACAACCACCTTAGCCGTATAAAAAACCGTCACAAAACTTGGCTGCTTACCTCGCTTTCCACTGCTGCGGGGGTCATTCTAGTAGCAAGTCTATTCACATCCTCAAGCATGGCTGCTTCTCTACAGCAGATCCCTGTACTGCAGAGTATCTTTCGACTAGCAGGAGATCTCGGGCTCTACCGCGCAGCCAATGAGAACCTCTCCGATCATCCCAATGCAGTTGCATCCACGGATGATATTACGGTTACCGTACCCGAGGTTGTATATGACGGGAACCGAGTATCGTTAAGCCTGATAAGAGCAGCTGGTAGTTCAGCTTCGATGTCACTTCGAGATCAGATATCAGATATTGATATTTGGGTAGATGATGTAAATGTCCAAGCCTCAGAGAGCGGAAATCATATTCCTATCTTTTCTTTTCCTGGAGCAGACGATAACTCAGCCATCATTGAATTTGTCGATCTAAGTAATCAAGGCGGAGAGTCCTTCCCCGATCAATTTGAAATAACACTGCGCTTATCCATGAACGGCTTCAAAGATCCATTATCCTTGTCGGTGCCTGTGACGATGACTAGTGGCGATCATATAGAGATTGAACCTAGTATTTCGAAGGATGATGGAAACCTTACCTTCAGTCTCAAGAAAATCGAGCTTACGCCAATTACAACGAACTTTACAACAGCGATCTCATTCCCAGAGGGGGTGGCCTATGACGAGAGAACGAACGGCATAGCCTTTGATGTATTAGACGAGGAGGGTAATAAGCTCCAGATCCTTACAGGGAATGGGTACAACGAGGCTGGAAGTAACACATTTATATCTGAAATGAGATACCACCCGTTTTCTGAAATTCCAGAGAGAATTATTCTGCGACCCTATAAGTATGTATATAGCGATTCAACAAAAACTACCTTTGCTAAGGACGAGGAAGGAAATATCCTCCTGGAGTATTTGCCTCAGCTCGATATTGAAATCTCACTTAAAGATTACCTATAG
- a CDS encoding ATP-binding protein, with protein sequence MLETLLLNFLILLFPVVIFLIFFENKPLAYNKKVMVLLSAAAMCLCMLMPFRLEYGYTFDLRYIPFLLVALFGGYRCSFPLYVALIVCRLYVGGEGVLPAVLFATSIFIATPMYSRRFLGLTPKRRIAGAAAAALVTMIWYLITLIIVIEQVDHTFWILAGHALTTYTVFMVITMLLIEKMIANVHYRDRVLQSERLNVVSELAASVSHEIRNPLTVTSGFLQLLSKSETMTEKERGYIKLSLEELKRAEKIVSDYLSFAKPQSQNMVYADLSEDLEYTTNIILPYAMIYDVEVETHFDNSLSTNYDQHQMQQCLINLYKNAIESMKEKGGGKLIIHISEHKGSIVIRIEDTGVGMDKEELSRLGKPYYSTKQEGTGLGMLMVYSTINKLKGRIEVDSKKGQGTVFRLIIPASAPDEERA encoded by the coding sequence TTGCTCGAAACGCTGTTGTTAAACTTTTTGATTTTGCTTTTTCCGGTCGTTATTTTCCTGATCTTCTTTGAAAATAAACCGCTCGCTTACAATAAAAAAGTGATGGTCTTATTATCCGCTGCGGCGATGTGTCTGTGTATGCTGATGCCTTTCAGATTGGAGTATGGGTATACATTTGATCTGAGGTATATTCCTTTTCTACTCGTTGCTTTGTTTGGAGGATATCGCTGCAGCTTCCCGCTATATGTGGCGCTCATCGTGTGCAGATTGTATGTTGGTGGAGAAGGAGTCTTACCGGCCGTTCTATTTGCAACCAGTATATTTATAGCGACTCCCATGTATAGCAGAAGATTTCTGGGATTGACGCCTAAAAGACGCATTGCAGGTGCGGCGGCAGCGGCTTTGGTGACGATGATCTGGTACTTGATCACCTTAATCATTGTGATTGAGCAAGTGGATCATACCTTCTGGATCCTGGCTGGACATGCGCTGACGACATATACCGTCTTCATGGTAATTACGATGCTTCTGATTGAAAAAATGATAGCCAATGTCCATTATCGGGATCGCGTGCTGCAGTCTGAACGATTGAACGTCGTCAGTGAGCTTGCAGCCAGTGTATCTCATGAAATCCGGAATCCGCTGACCGTCACGAGTGGTTTCTTGCAGCTGCTTAGTAAATCGGAGACGATGACAGAGAAGGAACGGGGATATATTAAGCTGTCGCTTGAAGAGCTGAAACGAGCCGAGAAAATTGTGAGCGACTACCTGTCCTTCGCCAAGCCGCAGTCACAGAACATGGTGTACGCGGACTTAAGCGAAGATCTGGAATATACAACGAATATTATTTTACCGTATGCGATGATATATGATGTCGAAGTAGAGACCCATTTTGACAATTCACTCAGTACAAACTACGACCAGCACCAGATGCAGCAATGTCTGATTAATTTATATAAAAATGCGATTGAGTCGATGAAAGAAAAGGGCGGCGGCAAGCTGATCATTCACATCTCGGAGCATAAAGGAAGCATTGTTATTCGTATCGAGGATACAGGGGTAGGCATGGATAAAGAGGAGTTGTCCAGACTGGGCAAGCCGTATTACTCCACGAAGCAGGAGGGGACGGGCCTTGGGATGCTCATGGTCTACAGCACGATTAACAAGCTGAAGGGCAGAATTGAAGTGGATAGTAAAAAAGGACAGGGCACCGTCTTCCGGCTGATTATTCCGGCTTCGGCCCCCGATGAGGAAAGAGCGTAA
- a CDS encoding RNA polymerase sigma factor, which translates to MSNHIEQIVQEIQQGDIEQFRTVIQQFQRQIYVYCKCLLNDKDQAEDAVQEIFIKSYQDMNSYSPTVSFQAWLYKIAYNHCLNLNKKKARDRKFFHTLKELYRPSLQHHIDSSSELQDLLNPLTMEEKHILLLRAVEEYTYDEIAEVMDLKPATIRKKYERLRKKLKNEHHAQEGGYIHESAFHKSRG; encoded by the coding sequence ATGTCTAACCATATTGAGCAGATTGTCCAAGAGATTCAGCAAGGTGACATAGAGCAATTTCGCACGGTGATTCAGCAATTTCAAAGGCAGATCTATGTGTACTGTAAATGTCTTCTTAACGATAAAGATCAGGCTGAGGATGCCGTCCAGGAAATCTTTATCAAGAGCTATCAAGACATGAACAGCTATTCCCCGACGGTATCGTTTCAAGCCTGGCTCTACAAGATTGCATATAACCACTGCTTGAATCTCAACAAGAAAAAAGCCCGTGACCGTAAGTTCTTCCATACCTTAAAAGAGCTGTATCGCCCATCACTACAACATCATATTGACTCTTCATCTGAACTCCAAGATCTGCTCAATCCATTAACTATGGAGGAGAAGCACATCCTGCTGCTAAGAGCTGTTGAAGAATACACGTACGATGAAATAGCTGAGGTCATGGACTTAAAGCCTGCCACCATCCGCAAAAAGTACGAAAGGTTACGCAAGAAGCTCAAAAACGAGCATCATGCTCAAGAAGGGGGTTATATCCATGAGTCCGCATTCCATAAATCAAGAGGATGA
- a CDS encoding glycoside hydrolase family 3 protein: MSSTTQYPFQNTSLPLEERVNDLVSRFTLEEKVGLMIQYQTAVERLGVKAYKHGTEAAHGMAWLGEATGYPQPIGLGCTWDTELMQRIGSAIGDEARGFYKKNPEIKGLTLWAPTVDMERDPRWGRTEEAYGEDPVLAGKLASALVKGMQGDHPKYMKAIATLKHFIANNNEVGRGDASVSIDPRNMREYYLKAFEIPFKEGGAQSMMTAYNAINGVPANLSPDVNAIVKQEWGMDGFVVSDAFDVSGTVRDHGYLETYKEAVARSVKEGGIDSITDDGELIKQSLREALEEGLLSESDLDVALRNTFRVRFRLGEFDPEEGNPYAAIDESVIMHPEHAKLSREAAGKAVVLLKNEGNILPLQADKLKKVAVIGPLGGTVYRDWYSGSLPYAVTPLQGIQDKLSSHGGETAFAGGTDRVKLKSKENGRYVQVRKEDQSSLAAAGEAADQAAIFEMTDWGWDSHTIIAEDNGLYLTTDDRILKASADQIWEWFTKEVFLVRPEGENAKQVTFSTWNDTPVTVNKDSGELLVGTGRAEETANEINVSGAASVAGGEEKISADIFEVETVTDKFATAKETAADADLAVVFVGNHPLINGKETIDRPDITLPASQEQLIKEVLSVNPNTIVVVVGSYPYALNWTDEHVPAIVYTTHAGQELGNAVADVLFGDVNPAGRLNMTWYKSTDQLPEFMDYDVIKGDRTYQYFQGDVLYPFGHGLSYSSFRYDGISLDTNIVSTDQDREVGITVRITNTGARAGEEVVQLYGHAEQSRVKRPLKQLHAFERVQLQPGESADVSFKLPLSELAIWDVTRERFCIESGSYMFMAGASSADLRVNTELKVEGEVIPPRDLKQPVKAINYDDYEGVLIGECHEGGSAVEVKEQSGWIVFQDAEFGEGVSSVTLRAAAQTAATAELRLQGPEGPVAGSVELESTGAQGWRDYTVTVEGVSGRQDVYIVLSGKASLSTIQFQ, translated from the coding sequence ATGTCGAGTACAACACAATATCCATTCCAGAACACTTCCCTTCCACTTGAAGAACGGGTAAATGACTTGGTTTCTCGCTTCACTTTGGAAGAAAAAGTGGGACTTATGATTCAATATCAAACGGCAGTAGAACGCCTTGGTGTTAAGGCTTATAAGCATGGTACAGAAGCGGCTCACGGTATGGCTTGGCTTGGTGAAGCAACTGGGTATCCACAGCCGATCGGTCTCGGATGTACGTGGGACACAGAACTCATGCAGCGAATTGGAAGCGCAATCGGTGACGAAGCGCGGGGCTTCTACAAAAAGAATCCGGAGATCAAAGGTCTGACCTTATGGGCACCGACGGTCGATATGGAACGCGATCCTCGTTGGGGCCGTACAGAGGAAGCTTACGGTGAAGATCCGGTACTCGCCGGTAAACTCGCATCCGCTCTGGTTAAGGGAATGCAGGGTGATCATCCGAAGTATATGAAAGCGATTGCGACACTGAAGCACTTTATCGCGAACAATAACGAGGTTGGCCGCGGCGATGCATCAGTCAGTATTGATCCGCGTAATATGCGTGAGTATTATTTGAAAGCGTTTGAGATTCCGTTTAAAGAGGGCGGCGCTCAGTCCATGATGACAGCGTATAATGCCATCAACGGCGTTCCAGCTAACCTTAGCCCGGATGTTAACGCGATTGTGAAGCAGGAATGGGGCATGGACGGATTTGTTGTCAGCGATGCGTTTGACGTATCCGGTACGGTCCGTGATCATGGCTACCTGGAGACTTACAAAGAGGCTGTTGCTCGTTCCGTTAAGGAAGGCGGCATTGACAGTATTACAGATGATGGCGAGCTCATTAAGCAGTCGCTTCGTGAAGCATTAGAGGAAGGACTCCTCAGTGAGAGCGATCTGGATGTTGCACTCCGCAATACGTTCCGTGTTCGCTTCCGTCTTGGTGAATTCGATCCAGAGGAAGGCAACCCGTATGCGGCGATCGATGAGTCGGTCATTATGCATCCAGAGCATGCCAAGCTGTCGAGAGAAGCAGCGGGCAAAGCGGTTGTTCTGCTCAAGAACGAAGGAAACATACTGCCGCTACAGGCAGATAAGCTGAAGAAGGTTGCCGTTATTGGCCCGCTTGGCGGTACGGTATATCGTGACTGGTACAGCGGCTCGCTGCCTTACGCGGTTACTCCGCTCCAAGGTATTCAGGACAAGCTGAGCAGCCATGGCGGTGAGACGGCGTTTGCTGGCGGTACAGACCGGGTGAAGCTGAAATCAAAAGAAAACGGTCGTTATGTGCAGGTGCGCAAAGAGGATCAGTCCTCTCTGGCTGCTGCGGGTGAAGCGGCTGATCAAGCAGCCATCTTCGAAATGACCGATTGGGGCTGGGACAGCCACACGATCATTGCAGAGGACAACGGTCTGTATCTGACCACAGATGATCGAATTTTGAAGGCATCTGCAGATCAGATCTGGGAATGGTTCACCAAGGAGGTCTTCCTTGTTCGTCCTGAAGGAGAGAATGCCAAGCAGGTTACCTTCTCCACATGGAACGACACACCGGTTACCGTGAACAAAGACAGCGGTGAGTTGCTCGTGGGAACAGGCCGTGCGGAAGAGACTGCGAACGAGATTAATGTATCCGGCGCCGCTTCGGTAGCAGGCGGAGAAGAGAAGATCAGCGCTGACATCTTCGAGGTGGAGACGGTGACCGATAAGTTCGCAACAGCGAAGGAGACTGCAGCCGATGCAGACCTTGCCGTTGTATTTGTCGGTAACCATCCGCTCATTAACGGTAAAGAAACGATTGACCGTCCGGACATTACACTTCCAGCCTCTCAAGAGCAGCTGATCAAGGAAGTTCTATCCGTCAACCCGAATACGATCGTTGTTGTTGTGGGCAGCTATCCTTATGCTCTGAATTGGACAGATGAGCATGTTCCAGCGATTGTGTACACGACCCATGCAGGTCAAGAGCTCGGAAATGCAGTAGCCGATGTTCTCTTCGGTGATGTGAATCCAGCGGGACGTCTGAACATGACATGGTACAAGTCGACAGATCAGCTTCCTGAATTTATGGATTACGATGTGATCAAGGGAGATCGTACGTATCAATACTTCCAGGGTGATGTGCTGTATCCATTCGGACACGGTCTATCCTACAGCTCCTTCCGTTATGACGGAATCAGCCTGGATACGAATATAGTATCAACAGATCAGGATCGTGAAGTAGGCATTACTGTTCGCATTACGAATACAGGAGCACGTGCAGGAGAAGAAGTCGTGCAGCTGTATGGACATGCAGAGCAGTCTCGTGTGAAGCGTCCACTGAAGCAATTGCATGCGTTCGAGCGTGTGCAGCTGCAGCCTGGTGAATCTGCCGATGTAAGCTTCAAGCTTCCGCTGAGCGAGCTGGCGATCTGGGACGTAACCCGTGAGCGCTTCTGTATCGAGAGCGGCAGCTATATGTTCATGGCAGGGGCTTCGTCTGCGGATCTGCGAGTGAATACGGAGCTGAAGGTAGAAGGTGAAGTCATTCCACCGCGTGATCTGAAGCAGCCTGTAAAAGCGATCAACTATGACGATTACGAAGGTGTACTGATCGGAGAATGCCATGAAGGCGGCAGTGCGGTTGAAGTGAAGGAGCAGTCCGGCTGGATCGTGTTCCAGGACGCTGAATTTGGTGAAGGTGTAAGCAGTGTAACCCTGCGTGCAGCAGCCCAAACGGCGGCAACCGCCGAGCTTCGTCTGCAAGGTCCGGAAGGCCCGGTGGCAGGAAGCGTAGAGCTTGAGTCCACGGGAGCACAAGGATGGCGTGATTACACGGTGACAGTAGAAGGCGTGAGCGGGCGTCAAGACGTATACATCGTGCTGAGCGGTAAGGCATCTCTAAGTACGATTCAATTTCAATAA